The sequence below is a genomic window from Oreochromis niloticus isolate F11D_XX linkage group LG3, O_niloticus_UMD_NMBU, whole genome shotgun sequence.
cAGGAGGGAGGGAAAGCGAGAAAGACCATGGTGGATGGATGTGGCTGAAGGTGCTGGTTTGGCTGTTAGCCGTCTAGCTGCCTCAACATAAATCCAGTAACATAGCATTGTAGCGTTAGCTCGAGCACACACATGGCTTTTTATGGCATTTTCAGCTGGGTTACTGTATTGTCCTTGGCGCTGCGCACACTTAACTTGTCATGTGTGTTGTGACATTGTTAGCCCGCTAGCCTTGTTAGCTATCGAGGAATGCCATTACAGCAAATGGCGAGTGCGTTGCTAACCATTAATGCTagtcacctgtgtgtgtgcgcgcgcgtgtgtgtgtgtacattttcCCAAACAGGCCAGGATGTGGGGTCTTTTCCCCACCTGGCCTTGGCTAATTCACACGTTGGAAGTTGATAATATGAGTTACCTGTCTGCACCAGCCACCAGCCAGGCCTGCACACACTCTTAAGCTGTAAAGCTGAGTTTATTAACTTTAGCTAGTCTTGACTTTGTCCTTCTCTTTGGCTCCAGATAAACCAATCCACGTGTTCCCCCTTCCCCAGCTCAGTGTGCAGCCTCCCTGTGCTTGGCACAGAGTTAATGCTTGGAGCTAAAGTTGGCATTCCTTTTCATAATTGCTCAGCCCTGGAATGAAGGAATTCAGTTAATGCCTAGTTGTTTCTCCAGTGAAGCACCACGACCAACTCTAATAACTCATGGAGTCTTCCAACCAGGGCAATACACTAAAACTACTTGTGATTGTTTGACTCAACCAGACAAATGAGTATCTAAATGGCATGgagccacacaaaaaaaatcactacaTCAGGTTCAGAGGATGGGTATAGGAACCGTTAAAGTGTCTAATCTCTCTGTTGCACAGCATAAACACTATCAGGGTCATTTGTGTGAGTTATGGCTGCACCATCAATGCAGATGCTTTGGACATCAAACCAGGAGCAGGCTTAATGAGAGTCGGTATCAGAGAAATTTCCCACAGGGAGCAGCACAGGCtatagaaatactatactgctgTAATGGCTTTAGAATGAAAGCATTTCAGAGAGACAATAATCACATTATTAAGAGTAATAAGCTCtgctttttcattgttttccaGGCCTTGATGTATTTGTCAAGCTTCGATCTTCCCGGATGTGCTCATGCGTAGTGTCTGAGGGTCGATCTGTTCTCTGATTAATTTGCCACGTCGCTTCGTGGTTGTAATTAAAACGTGCACAGCAGCACACGTCATTATTAAACAGAAATTCAAAGACCTGCTAATACTCAGATGAGTGGGAAAGACCGCACTCTACGCTTgattgattttgtgtgtgtgtgttggcgaGAAAGTACAGTGGTATCCTCTGGCTACTACctgcttctgtgtttgtgcgcTCTGCTGCCACCAGGTTTCATCGTGATTTCTTGTGACCTGACAGGCTGTAGCTGCTCTGCCAGAATGCTGTATTACCCTGTCATTTCGTCAGCACAGGTTACACTCTTTGACAAGAGAAGATCGATTCAGCTGTAAAGAAGTGGTGAAAAATGGCTGGCACTGATCACGCGAGGCAGAGAAGggaataaattaattaattggtAAAAAAAGGCAAAGGGTTATAGCACCTCTTTGTCTGTAGTGATCTCaggattttgcatttttttgtgtttctgtgtcaggGTGAAAAATGTCATTCTGATCCATCTGTAATTCACCAAATGTCCCCTGCTTTTTTCTTCTCTATTCATATCCTGTCATCAGAGGAAGTCCAACAGAGCAAAGGAGAAGAAAGCGAGACGTCTGGAGGAGAGGGCAGCTATGGACGCCGTGTGCGCCAAAGTAGACGCAGCCAATAAGGTACCTCAGTTGTTGATatgagtgaaaaagagaaatcTTCTGCTACGGCTTTGCACTGATGTTAAAAATAAACGCGCGGTTTGATTTTTGTCTCTTGCACGCTGTTCCATTGTGAGCTTAAGGCACAAAAAAAAAGCTCGGGGATGCCCTCCTTACCCCGATTACAGCCTTAATTGATATGGGCATGACAGGAAAAGGCAAATACCGCACCATGTGTGCCTTTATGCATAATTAATCTGCATCATTAAATCCCCCACCCGTCTATTCGAATGCACGGCTCCTGCAGCTTGGAGGTTGGCTAGAGTGTTAGCAAACTGGAGGAAAACAGAGCTCGCACAACAGCGAGTACTactgagctgcagcagcttccTCATTGGGATCATGATGGGCCTGGCTGGGTTGATTACTTTTGTGTCACTTTGTTTCAAAATGAGTTGCCCCCACTGTGGTGGATGTTTTAACAGCAAAGGAATGCAAGAAAATCTCCTAAAGTGACGCCTGGACCATAGtttcaaatgaataaatgagCAATTTAACCTGATCTTGAGGGTCCGTCTTTGGCCATCATACTTAAATCCTCTGAGCCTGAGTGTCTGTGCTTTTGGCCCAGTGTGCCATAATCTGTCCAAGGATGAGAGTAGTCTTGATCTTCACAGTAACAAGGAGAAACTGACCTTTTGTGTCATCGTGAATGACTAATGGACATGTAGCCTGTTCTGCCCTTATTTGGCTTTTCAGGTCATTGAGCGTAAAGGCTGCTTAAAGGACATGACTGAATGGAGAACAGTGCTGATAGTTTAGCGTTTTCTCATTTTGCCCTCTCTTCTCACAGCTCGAAGACCCCCTGGCCGCCTTCCCAGCCTTCAAAAAATACGACAGAAATGGGTACGCACTGCTTTGTACACCCACAGAGGATTTATTCAGTATCCCGTTCCATGAAATTCattcttgttttgtgttttccgCATGGAGGGGAACAGCCGGTTTTCCCGGAGACACAGACTCATAAACTCACGCGTTGACTTGTCCTCCCATTCCAGGCTGAACCTGCAGATAGAGTGCAAGAGAGTGACCGCGCTTAACCCGCTGTCTGTGGAGTGGGCTTTCGAACTCACAAGAGCCAACATGCAGACGCTGTAAGAAGTCTGTTCTCGCCTCCTCTCAGAGTTCGAAGTAGTTCAGGAACAGAGTGACCTATCTTTTTCAGAGCAGAGTGCAGATAGGCCAGAAATTCTTTTTGTGACATGAGATAAGGGCACATGGCAAGATGTGGATCTGAGGCCATGAATTAAACACAGAGTAGAAAAAGAAGGTACAGATTGAGTCACTGTATTTAATATTGTCTCATATTCAGTTTTAAACGGTATTTGTCCAGTTTAGAAAAATCTGAGAGCAAAGAATTCCAATGATTGTGCCATGCTCGAGTTCGTCTGCTGTATTTCTGTTGCAGGTACGAGCAGAGTGAGTGGGGATGGAAGGAGAGGGAAAAGAGGGAGGAGATGAATGACGAGAGGGCTTGGTACCTGCTGGCCCGCGACGCCGACTCCTCCCCCGTGGCCTTCTCCCACTTCCGGTTCGACATAGAGTGCGGGGAGGAGGTTTTATATTGGTGAGGTACCCAGCCGTGTGTTTGTGGATTTCAGAAAAGATTTCAAACATAATTTCTGTTATtctaagttttattttttaaatttgcgCCTCTTTCTTCGCTCTGCAGCTATGAGGTGCAGTTAGAGAGCCGAGTGCGGAGGAAAGGGCTTGGCAAGTTTCTCATCCAGATACTCCAGCTCATCGCTAACaggtaaaaacaagaaaaggaaaaaagttgcTACTTCTTTAGGTAttctttaaaagaagaaaatactTGTAGCATGTTTGTTACACATGCAAACAGAACTTTAATTtctaaacaacaaaaagaaatctCCAAACAAGATCACATCCACAGTgatagactgtaaataaaagatgaaagTGGAGCATATGCAGAAGTGCATTAAACCTGCATTTTTGTTAATGGCCAACAGAGGGCAGCGACTCTGACTGTCAAGGTCAGGATTCCCCTGATAGCCAAGACGTTTGCTGGAGATGGAGTGTGAATTTGATCCCAGCCAGAGACACAAATCTCATCTGAGTTTGCATCAGGAATGGCATTCGCCGTAAAACTCGAGTACAACAAGTGTAGGCGGAGCCATCCCTCATgacaagggagcagctgaaagtagcttttaGGGAGTTATTTGCACTTTATCGGTCAGAAGCTGTTAAATAACTTAAAGTTTAGAGAGAACGCCTTTTTCAGATTGTGAATTTTGTATTTAGCAGTGAAATGAACAAAAATCTGCCGTGGATCCAAATTTTGGTGACTGTTAAGTTAGTTACAGGTGGCCTACA
It includes:
- the naa40 gene encoding N-alpha-acetyltransferase 40 isoform X1, producing MGRKSNRAKEKKARRLEERAAMDAVCAKVDAANKLEDPLAAFPAFKKYDRNGLNLQIECKRVTALNPLSVEWAFELTRANMQTLYEQSEWGWKEREKREEMNDERAWYLLARDADSSPVAFSHFRFDIECGEEVLYCYEVQLESRVRRKGLGKFLIQILQLIANSTQMKKVMLTVFKQNKGAYQFFREALQFEIDETSPSMSGCCGDDCSYEILSRRTKHGEASAGHTHGGGHCGGCCH
- the naa40 gene encoding N-alpha-acetyltransferase 40 isoform X2, which gives rise to MGRKSNRAKEKKARRLEERAAMDAVCAKVDAANKLEDPLAAFPAFKKYDRNGYEQSEWGWKEREKREEMNDERAWYLLARDADSSPVAFSHFRFDIECGEEVLYCYEVQLESRVRRKGLGKFLIQILQLIANSTQMKKVMLTVFKQNKGAYQFFREALQFEIDETSPSMSGCCGDDCSYEILSRRTKHGEASAGHTHGGGHCGGCCH